The Blautia hydrogenotrophica DSM 10507 genome window below encodes:
- a CDS encoding ribbon-helix-helix domain-containing protein, translating into MATKKVGRPTASLKDYMLRVRMDKETVDKLDEICEKENTNRSEVVRNGIEERYQRMGRNDKNA; encoded by the coding sequence ATGGCTACAAAGAAAGTTGGAAGACCGACAGCAAGTCTTAAAGATTATATGCTCCGTGTTAGAATGGATAAAGAGACGGTTGATAAGCTAGATGAAATATGCGAAAAAGAAAATACAAACCGTTCAGAAGTAGTAAGAAATGGAATAGAGGAACGGTATCAAAGAATGGGAAGGAACGATAAAAATGCCTAA
- a CDS encoding phage holin family protein produces MRKMNYAEPIIDGYNVIVGTVVAVLSYILGEHWILFVAFLLLNVADWLTGWMKSRINQKENSVKGWQGVLKKLGYWLMVMVAFGASAVFIEIGKAISIDLGITTLLGWFVLASLLVNEIRSICENFVEAGFHVPVILIKGLEVADKIVNKDSEKE; encoded by the coding sequence ATGAGGAAAATGAATTATGCGGAACCGATCATTGACGGGTATAACGTGATTGTGGGGACGGTGGTGGCCGTCCTCTCTTATATTTTGGGGGAACATTGGATTTTATTTGTGGCTTTTTTGCTTTTGAATGTGGCTGACTGGCTGACGGGGTGGATGAAAAGCCGCATAAACCAGAAGGAAAATTCTGTCAAAGGTTGGCAGGGAGTCCTAAAGAAACTGGGTTACTGGTTGATGGTGATGGTAGCTTTTGGGGCGTCCGCCGTATTTATTGAGATCGGCAAGGCCATCAGTATAGACTTGGGGATCACCACACTGCTGGGCTGGTTTGTGCTGGCGAGCCTTTTGGTAAATGAGATCCGGTCGATCTGCGAGAACTTTGTGGAGGCAGGTTTTCATGTGCCTGTAATTTTAATCAAAGGGCTGGAAGTGGCAGATAAGATTGTGAATAAAGATTCAGAGAAAGAATGA
- a CDS encoding PF13754 domain-containing protein, with amino-acid sequence MVIRLVGNIDGKEMVLERVEGDWWEIAIPPPKSGTYIADFTAYDDAGNVAYCTKILVTFHLEDLCLRLEPYPYDAKAERPVWETKVLTSYYYAELVRRAVCRRY; translated from the coding sequence ATGGTAATACGTTTAGTAGGGAACATCGATGGAAAAGAGATGGTTCTGGAACGGGTGGAAGGGGATTGGTGGGAAATCGCCATTCCCCCGCCGAAAAGCGGAACCTATATTGCGGATTTTACCGCTTATGACGACGCAGGGAATGTGGCCTACTGCACGAAAATCCTGGTGACTTTCCACCTGGAAGACCTCTGCCTGCGGCTGGAACCCTACCCCTACGATGCGAAAGCAGAAAGACCGGTATGGGAAACCAAAGTTTTAACGAGCTATTATTATGCAGAGTTGGTAAGGAGGGCGGTATGCAGAAGATACTGA
- a CDS encoding Ig-like domain-containing protein: MSVKTVKLEVNGQTYNLTYNDESGYWEAQATSPAKSSYNQTGHYYSMKLTATDDAGNSTMVDDKDPTFGEDLRLVVKEKVAPVVTITSPTSGASLINNKPTITWEVTDNDSGVNPDTIKITVDSGAPVMGSAITKQAIENGYTCSYVPSQALSDGSHTIKVDASDYDGNAATQKSVTFKVDTVPPTLNVTSPANNLVTNQASLTISGTTNDVTSSPVTVKIALNGQDQGDVTVGSGGNFSKTVTLKNGANTIVIKATDSAGKETSVTRTVTLDTGAPVFEEIIIEPNPVDAGATYLIKVKVTDA; encoded by the coding sequence ATGAGTGTAAAAACAGTAAAACTAGAGGTAAATGGCCAGACTTATAACCTGACCTATAATGATGAATCCGGCTATTGGGAGGCCCAGGCTACTTCGCCGGCAAAGTCTTCTTATAATCAGACAGGACATTATTATAGTATGAAATTGACGGCTACGGATGATGCCGGAAACTCTACGATGGTGGATGATAAAGACCCTACCTTCGGGGAAGATTTAAGGCTGGTGGTAAAAGAAAAAGTGGCGCCAGTTGTCACCATTACCAGCCCGACCAGCGGTGCGTCCTTAATCAACAATAAGCCGACCATTACTTGGGAGGTGACAGACAATGACTCCGGTGTCAACCCGGATACCATTAAGATCACGGTAGACTCCGGCGCACCGGTAATGGGAAGCGCGATCACCAAGCAGGCGATAGAAAATGGCTATACCTGTTCTTATGTACCAAGCCAGGCTCTTTCGGACGGAAGCCATACCATCAAGGTAGACGCTTCTGATTACGACGGAAACGCTGCCACCCAGAAATCCGTAACCTTCAAGGTTGATACGGTACCACCTACCTTAAATGTTACCAGTCCGGCGAATAACCTGGTAACAAACCAGGCATCCCTGACCATCAGCGGTACCACCAACGATGTGACCAGCAGTCCCGTGACGGTGAAGATCGCACTCAACGGCCAAGACCAGGGAGATGTAACCGTAGGAAGCGGCGGAAACTTCAGTAAGACGGTTACTTTAAAGAATGGGGCCAATACCATCGTAATCAAGGCTACAGATAGCGCAGGGAAAGAGACCTCCGTGACCAGGACGGTAACCCTGGATACGGGTGCTCCGGTATTCGAGGAAATCATCATTGAACCGAACCCCGTAGACGCAGGTGCAACCTATCTCATCAAAGTGAAGGTGACAGATGCCTGA
- a CDS encoding GIY-YIG nuclease family protein yields MPKKWRCRIGNRDFPSGAFNPEMGFCYAVKIPVLQGFYLVKIGATSMPKARLSNIGRKGTIFCLSPPHLNFWENEEILHNYFQEFRVPPRPGRGVQGEFFNISLKYFFEKMPDIFYVTEYEDAIVTQTLHYGAIYKKKG; encoded by the coding sequence ATGCCTAAGAAATGGAGGTGTAGAATAGGAAATCGTGATTTCCCGTCAGGAGCATTTAATCCCGAAATGGGATTTTGCTATGCTGTAAAAATTCCTGTTCTACAAGGATTTTATTTGGTAAAAATAGGAGCAACGAGCATGCCTAAAGCCAGATTGTCCAATATAGGAAGAAAAGGAACAATATTTTGTTTGTCACCACCGCATTTGAATTTTTGGGAGAATGAAGAGATTTTGCATAATTATTTTCAGGAATTTAGAGTTCCGCCAAGACCAGGAAGAGGCGTACAAGGAGAATTTTTTAATATAAGCCTTAAATATTTCTTTGAAAAAATGCCAGATATATTTTATGTGACAGAATATGAAGATGCGATAGTGACACAAACGCTACATTACGGGGC
- a CDS encoding GH25 family lysozyme — protein sequence MEIKGIDVSSYQGKPDWKKVKNAGIQFAILRITERYGVDASFWHNYQGCIDNGIPVGVYKYSYAMSVAEIQEEAEAVIDTLGGRELDFPIWLDLEYDRQRELPKSTLSTMVKTFWAAVTSAGYRFGIYSNKDWYDNVIPSDCKQYDFWIAAYPYNDNGTIQERLRPTVGAGWQYSSKGRVSGIHGNVDMDVFYKNYKEETSMYSKNDAINRVISIASGEIGYLEKSSNSQLDDKTANAGSNNYTKYWRDVYPAYQGQAWCAAFVSWIFMKAFDQATAAALLKHWPYVYCPTLAGLFTQYANPEVGDIVIFYRGGTFAHTGIVTAVNGDKFTTIEGNTSGASGVIANGGGVCAKSYFNSKLPGTKFCRIDWNVAAAWMDEHLGNTPQKDYLCEGDQGEAVKVYQKNLIEIGYNCGKNGADGDFGPATKAATQEFQGDYGLEQDGNAGPATQKKLSAEVKKKEQTQKGFARFVGEVQKTCAVHEAAKKASPAITGYPKLAPGNLVDVLGRYGYQDGWYKVYIADEHIGYVWADSVKPVDTEAYKDNRTEQGFARFVGEVQKTCVVHLEPKKASDAITGWPKLVKGNRVDVLGRDGYEDNWYKVCVADQYIGYAWADSIKKI from the coding sequence ATGGAAATCAAAGGAATTGATGTATCCAGTTATCAGGGGAAACCGGACTGGAAAAAGGTTAAAAATGCAGGAATCCAGTTTGCAATCCTGCGGATCACGGAACGGTACGGTGTAGATGCAAGTTTTTGGCACAATTACCAGGGATGTATAGACAACGGAATTCCTGTAGGTGTCTACAAGTACAGCTATGCCATGTCCGTAGCAGAGATTCAAGAAGAAGCGGAAGCCGTTATTGATACTTTGGGCGGAAGGGAGCTGGACTTCCCAATCTGGCTGGATCTGGAATATGACCGCCAAAGAGAACTTCCCAAAAGCACCTTATCTACAATGGTAAAAACCTTTTGGGCAGCAGTGACATCCGCGGGGTATCGGTTTGGTATTTACAGTAACAAGGACTGGTATGATAATGTGATTCCCAGCGACTGTAAGCAGTATGATTTTTGGATTGCGGCCTACCCATACAATGACAACGGAACTATCCAGGAGCGGCTGCGGCCAACCGTTGGGGCAGGATGGCAGTACAGCTCGAAAGGACGGGTGTCCGGGATTCATGGGAATGTGGATATGGATGTGTTTTATAAGAATTATAAGGAGGAAACAAGCATGTACAGCAAGAATGATGCGATAAACCGTGTGATTTCCATTGCGTCCGGGGAAATCGGCTATCTGGAGAAAAGCTCTAACAGCCAGCTTGACGATAAGACGGCGAATGCCGGCAGCAATAACTACACTAAATATTGGAGGGATGTCTATCCGGCTTATCAGGGGCAGGCATGGTGCGCGGCTTTTGTCTCCTGGATATTCATGAAGGCCTTTGACCAGGCGACGGCGGCAGCGCTGTTAAAACACTGGCCGTATGTGTATTGTCCGACGCTGGCAGGCCTGTTTACCCAGTATGCAAACCCGGAGGTGGGAGATATCGTGATCTTTTACCGAGGCGGCACGTTCGCCCATACAGGGATTGTTACTGCTGTAAATGGAGATAAATTTACCACTATTGAAGGTAATACTTCCGGGGCATCCGGGGTGATTGCCAACGGCGGAGGGGTCTGCGCAAAATCGTATTTTAACAGTAAGCTTCCGGGGACAAAGTTCTGCCGGATAGACTGGAATGTGGCAGCTGCCTGGATGGATGAGCATCTGGGAAACACACCACAGAAGGATTACCTTTGTGAGGGCGATCAAGGAGAAGCTGTGAAGGTGTATCAGAAGAATCTGATTGAGATCGGTTATAACTGCGGAAAGAACGGAGCGGACGGGGATTTCGGTCCAGCTACCAAGGCAGCAACCCAGGAATTCCAGGGAGATTATGGTTTGGAACAGGACGGAAATGCCGGGCCAGCTACCCAAAAAAAGCTGAGCGCAGAGGTGAAGAAGAAAGAACAGACTCAGAAAGGGTTTGCCAGATTCGTAGGTGAAGTACAGAAGACCTGTGCGGTCCATGAGGCTGCCAAGAAAGCCTCTCCTGCGATCACGGGATATCCGAAGCTGGCTCCGGGCAACTTGGTGGATGTCTTGGGCCGTTATGGCTATCAGGACGGCTGGTATAAAGTCTACATCGCAGATGAGCATATCGGCTATGTCTGGGCGGACAGCGTCAAGCCGGTAGATACAGAGGCTTATAAAGACAATCGTACAGAACAGGGCTTTGCCAGGTTTGTGGGCGAGGTGCAGAAGACCTGTGTGGTCCATCTGGAACCGAAGAAGGCTTCGGATGCGATCACCGGGTGGCCGAAGCTTGTCAAAGGAAACCGTGTGGATGTCTTAGGCCGGGACGGCTATGAGGACAACTGGTACAAGGTCTGTGTGGCCGATCAGTACATAGGGTATGCCTGGGCGGATAGCATTAAGAAAATTTAG
- a CDS encoding type II toxin-antitoxin system HicB family antitoxin — MNKLFYPAVFHKAEEGGFWISFPDFPECLTEGDDMQEAYEMAVEALGLVLTGRAEEKEEIPKPTEVDQITVDNGVLVIVEFDMMEYQRKHNSRAVKKTLSIPEWLNDAAIKAGVNFSQVLQEALMEKVK; from the coding sequence ATGAACAAGTTATTTTATCCAGCAGTATTTCACAAAGCAGAAGAAGGTGGTTTTTGGATATCGTTTCCTGATTTTCCGGAATGTCTGACAGAGGGGGATGATATGCAGGAAGCCTATGAGATGGCAGTAGAGGCACTTGGACTTGTTTTAACGGGAAGAGCAGAAGAAAAAGAAGAGATTCCAAAACCGACAGAGGTAGATCAGATAACCGTAGATAACGGAGTATTGGTGATTGTGGAGTTTGACATGATGGAATATCAGAGGAAACATAATTCACGGGCGGTAAAGAAAACGCTTAGTATCCCTGAATGGTTAAACGATGCAGCCATCAAAGCGGGAGTGAATTTTTCCCAGGTATTACAAGAAGCCTTGATGGAAAAAGTAAAATAA
- a CDS encoding type II toxin-antitoxin system HicA family toxin encodes MPMTPREMIKHLKKNGFEEIRQNGSHITMRNQTTGRSVVVPYHSKAMKKGLEQAILKQAGLR; translated from the coding sequence ATGCCAATGACGCCGAGAGAGATGATAAAACATCTCAAAAAGAACGGGTTTGAGGAAATCAGACAAAATGGTTCTCATATCACCATGAGAAACCAAACTACTGGGAGATCTGTAGTTGTTCCTTATCACTCCAAGGCGATGAAAAAAGGTCTGGAGCAGGCAATACTAAAACAGGCAGGGCTAAGATAA